From the genome of Metabacillus schmidteae, one region includes:
- a CDS encoding metal-dependent hydrolase, with amino-acid sequence MLAYSHQVFGITWGLITLTTLNLFGIDFKDPIDMLLFFGLVLFGSLFPDIDTPNSKLGRYFWALLLIIVAAVITTAVYFPSLLNLIYVDLKNFSLLLLPFLLIFTGHRKFSHSLLFLLLLCFYCYLINFYLKVSLVYLIAYIVGVVSHLIGDYLTKRGIPLFFPLSKKYFKFFITFRTGSYNERLIIWILLILNILFISSNFIKYIAL; translated from the coding sequence ATGTTGGCATATAGTCATCAAGTGTTCGGTATAACATGGGGACTTATAACATTAACCACACTAAATCTATTCGGAATAGATTTTAAAGATCCGATAGATATGCTCTTATTTTTTGGTCTAGTGTTGTTTGGATCATTGTTTCCTGATATAGATACACCAAATTCAAAATTAGGTAGATACTTTTGGGCGTTATTACTAATCATAGTAGCTGCCGTTATAACGACAGCGGTATACTTTCCTTCATTACTTAATCTAATATATGTTGATTTGAAGAATTTTAGTTTACTACTACTTCCTTTTCTATTGATTTTTACAGGACATAGAAAGTTTTCACATTCCCTTTTATTTCTCCTCTTACTCTGCTTCTATTGTTATTTGATTAATTTCTACTTAAAAGTATCCTTAGTATATTTAATTGCTTATATCGTCGGTGTTGTATCTCACCTGATCGGTGACTACTTAACAAAAAGAGGAATACCACTATTTTTCCCTCTTAGTAAAAAATACTTTAAGTTTTTTATTACTTTTCGAACAGGATCATATAATGAACGTTTGATTATCTGGATATTGTTAATATTAAATATCTTATTTATATCTAGCAATTTTATAAAATATATTGCCTTATGA
- a CDS encoding type IA DNA topoisomerase, giving the protein MFLLIFEKPQQARTVCKAFDHKDMKKYIEIRPNEFFSKGAIGVWCIGHLLRAYTPGEYKEEWKEWSISQLPLIPENFSLKLKVDEKKTSAFSEVRKWINDKRIETIINCSDPGREGILLTASLLKYVNNRKPVKRLWTTSLTKSAVKKAFKQLKDEKEYLNIYYEAHSRQVSDWIIGMSASRAVSILAQQKGIKDKSGFSLGRCQTPLVSIIHRREKEIENFKAIPYWDLYLSFRTKNNEVYQGRWFKEGEEHIWDKVSAEALTRYIQNKPSQVAEVSNEKKEIPPPQFYNLTELQFEANKKYQYSPNRVLSIAQSLYDKEFMTYPRSSPRVVSQEEAKGFPEVLEKLSHLEEYSKFFPTPLNDISGNKRFVNDKGVDDHHAIIPTETPPSTLEVLNKDEKRIYDMVVKTFIAAHFPHAVYSQSEIQTLVDQQFLFKSKGTRLVSEGWKSIYSNEYNEVEDDSAEEVQTLPIVEVNELVSSQDMTLKEGVTKPPKRFTAGQLVKVMSNAGAYLTKEEKEGFTNKELCLGTVATQANIIKQVFDKGYAQVKSNKVYLNPKGDLLMRMLGENNWLASPVTTGRMENFLEDIGKGKQPYKRFLQATNERITQFVQDQINQSEHWNFEEIINEMHQSTIVGSCMYCGSGVIDKGKFFGCESYSKTQCSFSFSKEVAGKKITNSQAAMLLEKGTTPLIKGFKKKNKEETFDAFLVWDPNQKKVTFSFEGVPTKR; this is encoded by the coding sequence ATGTTTCTGTTAATCTTTGAAAAGCCACAGCAAGCTAGGACAGTATGTAAAGCCTTTGATCATAAAGATATGAAAAAATACATAGAGATAAGACCTAATGAATTCTTTTCAAAGGGAGCAATTGGTGTATGGTGTATTGGGCATTTATTAAGAGCTTATACACCAGGGGAGTATAAGGAAGAGTGGAAAGAATGGTCAATTTCTCAATTGCCACTTATTCCGGAAAATTTCTCATTAAAATTAAAAGTAGATGAGAAAAAAACCAGTGCTTTTAGCGAAGTTCGTAAATGGATTAATGATAAAAGAATTGAAACGATAATTAACTGTTCTGACCCAGGGAGAGAAGGGATCTTATTAACAGCTTCTCTGTTGAAATATGTAAACAATAGAAAACCTGTAAAACGATTATGGACGACTAGTTTAACTAAAAGTGCGGTTAAAAAAGCATTTAAGCAATTAAAAGATGAAAAAGAATATCTTAATATATACTACGAAGCACACTCAAGGCAAGTATCGGATTGGATTATTGGCATGTCCGCTTCTAGAGCAGTTTCAATTTTAGCTCAGCAAAAAGGAATTAAAGACAAGTCTGGATTTAGTTTAGGTAGGTGCCAGACTCCACTTGTTTCAATAATTCATCGTCGTGAAAAAGAAATCGAGAATTTCAAGGCTATTCCTTATTGGGATTTGTATTTATCCTTTCGGACAAAAAATAATGAGGTTTATCAAGGTAGATGGTTTAAAGAAGGGGAAGAGCATATTTGGGATAAAGTTAGCGCTGAAGCCTTAACAAGGTATATACAAAATAAACCTAGCCAAGTAGCAGAAGTGTCTAATGAAAAGAAAGAAATTCCCCCGCCACAGTTTTATAATCTAACCGAGTTGCAATTTGAGGCAAATAAAAAATATCAATACTCACCTAATAGGGTACTATCTATTGCACAGAGCTTATATGATAAAGAATTTATGACATATCCTCGAAGTTCTCCTCGTGTCGTTTCACAGGAAGAAGCTAAGGGATTTCCTGAAGTTTTAGAGAAATTAAGTCATCTGGAAGAATACTCAAAATTTTTTCCTACTCCATTAAATGATATTAGTGGAAATAAAAGGTTCGTTAATGATAAGGGCGTTGATGATCACCATGCAATTATACCGACTGAAACCCCGCCTTCTACACTGGAGGTTCTAAATAAAGATGAGAAAAGAATCTATGATATGGTCGTTAAAACGTTTATTGCAGCTCATTTCCCTCATGCAGTATATAGCCAATCTGAGATTCAAACTCTTGTTGATCAACAATTTTTATTTAAAAGCAAGGGCACTAGACTTGTAAGTGAAGGTTGGAAATCAATCTATTCCAATGAATATAACGAAGTAGAAGATGATTCTGCTGAAGAAGTGCAGACATTACCTATTGTTGAAGTGAATGAATTAGTTTCTTCTCAAGACATGACCTTAAAAGAAGGGGTAACAAAACCTCCAAAGAGATTCACTGCAGGTCAACTTGTTAAAGTAATGTCTAATGCAGGTGCATATTTAACAAAAGAAGAAAAAGAAGGGTTTACAAATAAAGAATTATGTCTTGGTACTGTAGCAACACAAGCCAATATTATTAAGCAAGTTTTTGATAAAGGGTATGCGCAAGTTAAAAGTAATAAGGTGTACCTTAACCCAAAGGGTGATCTACTTATGAGAATGTTAGGAGAGAACAATTGGTTAGCTTCACCAGTTACAACAGGAAGAATGGAAAATTTTCTTGAAGATATCGGAAAAGGGAAACAACCATACAAGCGTTTTTTGCAGGCTACAAATGAAAGAATAACTCAATTTGTACAGGATCAAATAAATCAATCTGAGCATTGGAATTTCGAAGAGATAATTAATGAAATGCATCAATCTACAATAGTAGGTTCTTGTATGTATTGTGGGTCTGGTGTTATAGATAAAGGGAAATTTTTCGGATGTGAAAGTTATAGTAAGACACAATGTAGTTTTTCCTTTTCAAAAGAAGTTGCTGGTAAAAAGATAACTAATTCTCAGGCTGCGATGTTACTCGAAAAAGGGACCACTCCACTAATTAAAGGTTTTAAAAAGAAAAATAAGGAAGAAACCTTTGATGCATTTTTGGTTTGGGATCCAAATCAGAAGAAAGTTACTTTTAGCTTTGAAGGAGTTCCAACTAAGAGGTGA